Proteins from a single region of Geothrix sp. PMB-07:
- a CDS encoding molybdopterin cofactor-binding domain-containing protein, whose translation MNRRDFLKTTGAATLGAGLLITFPITAQEPEKIPNEVPEYPKDFNAYLKISPDGRVGCFVGKIEMGQGNMTALAMLTAEELDVPLDQVDMLMGDTDLCPWDGGTWGSLSIWQFGPVLRGAAAEAKAVLLQLASDKLGIAPDRLQVKAGVVSAVSDATKRVSYGELVQGKRIERHLAHVKVKPVSEFTLVGKDAPRKDARLKVSGAAQYTADIMPAGLLHACILRPPAHGAKLLAADASAAERLPGVKVIQIGELVATLHARSDQAREALSHIKAKFSPSPSTLDDQSIHQHLLKAAPPAKELAARGSLATGEAQSVHRVEATYRDGYVAHAPMEPHSAVAQWERGKLTVWASTQAPFLLRSQLAKAQGLSARNVRVITPFLGGGFGGKGSCPQAMEAARLAKIAGCPVQVTLNRQEEFFLDSFRPAGIVKIRSGLDKHGRITFWEHQVTSAGESEAETMYDIPHQRITSAGTWMGGGPAGYHPFAIGAWRAPAANTNVFAKESHMDALAAKAGVDPVEFRLRHLKDPRVIAALQVAEKAFGWTRKPGPTGRGFGVACANHRDTIVAAMAEVAVDKATGAVKVKRVVMAQDMGVVVNPDGARQQVEGCVVMGLGYGLMEEVKFKSGQVLSENFDTYQLPRFSDMPTIETILIPNPGLAAQGGGEPAIVVMGALLANAIHDAIGVRMLQMPMTPERIKAALKG comes from the coding sequence ATGAACCGCCGCGACTTCCTCAAAACCACCGGCGCCGCCACTCTAGGCGCAGGCCTGCTCATCACCTTCCCCATCACCGCGCAGGAACCCGAGAAGATCCCCAACGAAGTGCCTGAGTATCCGAAGGACTTCAACGCCTACCTCAAGATCAGCCCCGATGGCCGCGTGGGCTGCTTCGTGGGCAAGATCGAAATGGGCCAGGGCAACATGACGGCCCTGGCCATGCTCACGGCCGAAGAACTCGACGTGCCGCTCGATCAGGTGGACATGCTCATGGGCGACACGGATCTCTGCCCATGGGATGGCGGCACCTGGGGCTCTCTGAGCATCTGGCAGTTCGGCCCCGTGCTTCGCGGTGCCGCCGCTGAAGCGAAGGCCGTGCTGCTGCAGCTGGCCTCCGACAAGCTGGGCATCGCGCCGGATCGCCTGCAGGTGAAAGCGGGCGTGGTATCTGCCGTCAGCGACGCCACGAAGCGGGTGTCCTACGGTGAGCTGGTGCAGGGGAAACGGATCGAGCGTCACCTCGCCCACGTGAAGGTGAAACCGGTGTCTGAGTTCACCCTGGTGGGCAAGGATGCGCCCCGCAAGGATGCGCGGCTCAAGGTGAGCGGCGCCGCCCAGTACACCGCCGACATCATGCCTGCGGGCCTGCTGCACGCCTGCATCCTGCGCCCCCCCGCCCACGGCGCCAAGCTGCTTGCGGCCGATGCCTCCGCCGCCGAGAGGCTGCCCGGCGTGAAGGTCATCCAGATCGGCGAACTGGTGGCCACCCTCCATGCGCGCAGCGATCAGGCGCGCGAAGCCCTGAGTCACATCAAGGCCAAGTTCTCGCCCTCGCCTTCCACCCTGGACGACCAGAGCATCCACCAGCATCTGCTCAAAGCCGCGCCACCCGCGAAGGAGCTGGCGGCCAGGGGTTCCCTGGCCACAGGAGAAGCCCAGTCCGTTCATCGGGTGGAGGCCACCTACCGCGACGGCTACGTGGCCCACGCGCCCATGGAGCCGCATTCGGCGGTCGCCCAATGGGAGCGGGGCAAGCTCACCGTCTGGGCCTCCACCCAGGCCCCCTTCCTGCTGCGCAGCCAACTGGCCAAGGCCCAGGGCCTGAGCGCCCGGAATGTCCGCGTCATCACGCCCTTCCTGGGCGGCGGCTTCGGCGGCAAGGGCTCCTGCCCCCAGGCCATGGAAGCTGCCCGCCTGGCCAAGATCGCCGGTTGCCCCGTGCAGGTGACCTTGAACCGCCAGGAGGAGTTCTTTCTCGACAGCTTCCGCCCCGCGGGCATCGTCAAGATCCGCTCGGGCCTCGACAAGCACGGCCGGATCACCTTCTGGGAACACCAGGTCACCAGCGCCGGGGAATCCGAAGCGGAAACCATGTACGACATCCCCCATCAGCGCATCACGTCCGCGGGCACCTGGATGGGCGGCGGGCCTGCGGGCTACCACCCCTTCGCCATCGGCGCCTGGCGGGCCCCGGCGGCCAACACCAATGTGTTCGCCAAGGAATCCCACATGGATGCCCTCGCTGCCAAGGCAGGCGTGGATCCGGTCGAATTCCGCCTGCGGCACCTGAAGGATCCGCGCGTCATCGCCGCGCTGCAGGTGGCCGAGAAGGCCTTCGGCTGGACGCGCAAACCCGGGCCCACAGGCCGCGGCTTCGGCGTGGCCTGCGCCAACCACCGCGACACCATCGTGGCGGCCATGGCCGAAGTGGCCGTCGACAAGGCCACCGGCGCCGTGAAGGTGAAACGCGTGGTCATGGCCCAGGACATGGGCGTGGTGGTGAATCCCGATGGCGCGCGCCAGCAGGTGGAAGGCTGCGTGGTGATGGGCCTGGGCTACGGTCTGATGGAGGAAGTGAAGTTCAAGAGCGGCCAGGTGCTCAGCGAGAACTTCGACACCTACCAGCTGCCGCGCTTCTCGGACATGCCCACCATCGAGACCATCCTCATTCCCAACCCAGGCCTGGCCGCCCAGGGCGGCGGCGAACCCGCCATCGTCGTCATGGGCGCCCTCCTCGCCAACGCCATCCACGATGCCATCGGTGTTCGGATGCTGCAGATGCCCATGACACCGGAGCGGATCAAGGCGGCGCTGAAGGGCTGA
- a CDS encoding alpha/beta hydrolase has product MSEIRTLSTTIQGRYLVASAGVGAPLLVGFHGYGQNAEQLLEDLRGIPGAERWTRVAIQALHRFYSPKSQEVVASWMTRQDREQAILDNVAYVRRVLAELRVSQGNGRLVYAGFSQGAAMAWRAVAHCGPCEGLMVLGGDLPMDVAEAADLQLPRILLGRGEEDPFYTAAQLDQDLATLANRGVKPEVVRFEGGHAWAPEFLIAAGRFLEAIQS; this is encoded by the coding sequence ATGAGCGAGATCCGCACCCTTTCCACCACCATTCAGGGGCGCTACCTGGTGGCGTCAGCGGGGGTGGGCGCCCCGCTGCTGGTGGGCTTCCATGGCTATGGGCAGAACGCCGAGCAGCTGCTGGAGGACCTGCGCGGCATTCCTGGGGCGGAGCGCTGGACTCGGGTGGCGATCCAGGCCCTGCACCGATTCTACAGCCCGAAGTCCCAGGAGGTGGTGGCTTCCTGGATGACCCGACAGGACCGCGAACAGGCCATCCTGGACAACGTGGCCTACGTGCGGCGGGTGCTGGCCGAGCTGCGGGTGAGTCAGGGAAATGGGCGCCTCGTGTACGCGGGGTTCTCGCAAGGGGCCGCCATGGCCTGGCGTGCCGTTGCGCACTGCGGCCCGTGTGAGGGGCTGATGGTGCTGGGCGGGGACCTGCCCATGGATGTGGCCGAGGCTGCGGATCTCCAGCTGCCTCGCATCCTGCTTGGGCGGGGGGAAGAGGATCCCTTCTACACGGCCGCACAGCTTGACCAGGATCTCGCGACCCTGGCCAATCGCGGCGTCAAACCCGAGGTGGTCCGCTTCGAGGGCGGCCATGCCTGGGCACCGGAATTCCTGATCGCCGCCGGACGTTTCCTCGAAGCCATCCAGAGCTGA
- the ruvX gene encoding Holliday junction resolvase RuvX — protein MRWLAIDHGTKKIGLAFSDELEILSSPFEVWPQDDERTLMRLARLCKDEGVQALAVGLPRHKDGAESATAPAARAFGEDLAARTGLPLRFVNEHLSSAEAERLLRERGVKPEKRKAMLDAAAAAVILSELLEARRAQGIPAAQLD, from the coding sequence ATGCGCTGGCTCGCCATCGACCACGGAACGAAGAAGATCGGTCTCGCCTTTTCCGACGAGCTGGAGATCCTTTCGTCGCCCTTCGAAGTGTGGCCCCAGGACGATGAGCGCACCCTCATGAGGCTGGCCCGGCTCTGCAAGGACGAGGGGGTGCAGGCCCTGGCCGTGGGCTTGCCGCGCCACAAAGATGGTGCTGAAAGCGCCACGGCTCCGGCGGCGCGGGCCTTCGGCGAAGATCTGGCTGCCCGCACGGGCCTGCCCCTCCGCTTCGTGAACGAACACTTGAGCAGCGCTGAGGCTGAGCGCCTCCTGCGCGAACGGGGTGTCAAACCCGAGAAGCGCAAGGCCATGCTTGATGCGGCGGCGGCGGCGGTGATCCTCAGCGAACTGCTGGAAGCGCGGCGTGCCCAGGGAATCCCCGCGGCCCAGTTGGATTGA
- a CDS encoding methylated-DNA--[protein]-cysteine S-methyltransferase — MAPHSLSFATALGRVHLAWTPEGICALRFLDGIPQEEAKAAPMWVLNAVRRLGAHLAGTPQNLSDIPLDLAGLTPFQRRVAEVLRGTQPGQTLSYGEVALLAGRPGAARAVGQAVKANPILILVPCHRVVAANGPGGWSAFGTPERKARLLELESLTAD; from the coding sequence ATGGCGCCCCATTCCCTCAGCTTCGCCACTGCCCTGGGCCGGGTTCATCTGGCCTGGACGCCTGAAGGCATCTGCGCCCTGCGCTTTCTCGATGGCATCCCGCAGGAGGAGGCCAAGGCGGCGCCCATGTGGGTTCTGAATGCCGTGCGGCGTCTTGGCGCGCACCTGGCCGGAACGCCCCAGAACCTCAGTGACATCCCCCTGGATCTGGCGGGCCTGACGCCCTTCCAGAGGCGGGTGGCCGAAGTGCTTCGCGGCACCCAGCCGGGCCAAACCCTCAGCTACGGCGAGGTGGCGCTGCTGGCGGGACGGCCTGGCGCCGCGCGAGCCGTGGGTCAGGCTGTGAAGGCCAATCCCATCCTCATCCTGGTGCCCTGCCACCGGGTGGTGGCCGCGAACGGGCCAGGAGGCTGGAGCGCCTTCGGCACGCCGGAGCGCAAGGCCCGCCTGCTGGAACTGGAATCGCTCACAGCCGATTGA
- a CDS encoding NAD(P)H-binding protein: MKVLLFGATGMIGQGVLRECLLDPEISEVRSVVRRPSGTAHPKLVEIMHEDFLDFTAIEDQLRGLDACFFCLGVSSAGLSEAAYRRVTYDLPLAAATTLCRVNPAMTFGYISGAGADSSETGRVMWARVKGQIENALRRLPFKAVYLFRPGAIRPLHGIRSRTPLYRALYVVLGPFLPLLKVFSPDSLTTTEQLGRAMIRAGLHGAPQAVLEMRDINRL; encoded by the coding sequence ATGAAGGTCCTGCTGTTCGGCGCCACGGGCATGATCGGGCAGGGGGTGCTGCGGGAGTGCCTGCTCGATCCTGAGATCAGCGAAGTGCGTTCCGTGGTGCGGCGGCCCTCCGGCACAGCTCATCCCAAACTGGTGGAAATCATGCACGAAGATTTCCTCGATTTCACGGCCATCGAAGATCAGCTCCGCGGGCTCGATGCCTGCTTCTTTTGCTTGGGCGTGTCCTCGGCAGGCCTGAGTGAAGCCGCCTACCGGCGTGTGACCTACGATCTCCCCCTCGCGGCGGCGACCACGCTTTGCCGTGTGAACCCCGCCATGACCTTCGGCTACATCTCCGGCGCCGGGGCCGACAGCAGCGAGACGGGCCGCGTCATGTGGGCCCGGGTGAAAGGGCAGATCGAGAATGCGCTGCGGCGCCTGCCCTTCAAGGCGGTCTACCTATTCCGTCCTGGCGCCATCCGGCCCCTGCATGGCATTCGCTCGCGCACGCCGCTGTACCGGGCCCTCTACGTGGTGCTGGGCCCCTTCCTGCCGCTGCTGAAAGTGTTCTCGCCGGACAGCCTCACCACCACCGAACAGCTGGGCAGGGCCATGATTCGTGCCGGCCTGCATGGGGCACCGCAGGCGGTGCTGGAGATGCGCGACATCAATCGGCTGTGA